One part of the Arabidopsis thaliana chromosome 1 sequence genome encodes these proteins:
- a CDS encoding orotidine 5'-phosphate decarboxylase (unknown protein; LOCATED IN: chloroplast; EXPRESSED IN: 23 plant structures; EXPRESSED DURING: 15 growth stages; Has 35333 Blast hits to 34131 proteins in 2444 species: Archae - 798; Bacteria - 22429; Metazoa - 974; Fungi - 991; Plants - 531; Viruses - 0; Other Eukaryotes - 9610 (source: NCBI BLink).), whose product MLVAYPAGTINKFQIPISCYAALRRFKTSPFGPLISCSVSPRSIVPCSNVECYHSSFSTKYQIQPRRRWMFCNSRNNSISSDDEYRSSPNIAISLLRRYRTVIGRGEGETLKEFISAGVNAYALGCTDEDLRKELMAMKDSGLEIERMENYGGSTQTKSKITLSEVDECILWLRIVFITILCTPQPTVIRWSSTPSVSDEILSKWRGFCAVIANAYYIRGMAW is encoded by the exons ATGTTAGTTGCGTATCCTGCGGGAACTATCAACAAATTCCAAATCCCTATTAGCTGCTATGCCGCTTTGCGCAGATTCAAGACCTCGCCTTTTGGTCCTCTGATTAGTTGTTCTGTCTCCCCAAGATCAATAGTTCCTTGTAGCAATGTAGAGTGTTATCATTCATCTTTTtctacaaaatatcaaattcagCCTCGAAGGAGATGGATG TTTTGTAACTCACGCAACAACTCGATTTCATCGGATGATGAGTACCGTTCATCACCCAACATAGCTATAAGTCTTTTAAGACGTTACAGGACCGTGATTGGACGCGGTGAAGGCGAAACCTTAAAA GAATTCATATCCGCTGGTGTGAATGCATATGCGCTCGGCTGCACAGATGaagatttgagaaaagaaCTAATGGCTATGAAAGATTCGGGTTTAGAGATTGAGAGAATGGAGAATTACGGCGGAAGCACACAGACTAAATCCAAAATTACGCTGTCTGAG GTAGATGAATGCATATTGTGGCTTAGGATTGTATTCATCACGATCTTGTGTACGCCGCAACCAACAGTCATAAGATGGTCATCGACTCCTTCGGTTTCTGATGAAATTCTAAGCAAATGGAGAGGCTTTTGCGCGGTTATAGCAAATGCATACTATATTAGAGGAATGGCTTGGTAA
- a CDS encoding orotidine 5'-phosphate decarboxylase (unknown protein; LOCATED IN: chloroplast; EXPRESSED IN: 23 plant structures; EXPRESSED DURING: 15 growth stages; Has 30 Blast hits to 30 proteins in 13 species: Archae - 0; Bacteria - 0; Metazoa - 0; Fungi - 0; Plants - 30; Viruses - 0; Other Eukaryotes - 0 (source: NCBI BLink).) yields the protein MLVAYPAGTINKFQIPISCYAALRRFKTSPFGPLISCSVSPRSIVPCSNVECYHSSFSTKYQIQPRRRWMFCNSRNNSISSDDEYRSSPNIAISLLRRYRTVIGRGEGETLKEFISAGVNAYALGCTDEDLRKELMAMKDSGLEIERMENYGGSTQTKSKITLSEVDECILWLRIVFITILCTPQPTVIRWSSTPSVSDEILSKWRGFCAVIANAYYIRGMAWLPVKTLQLEQMAVTGQSEEPSVVASRMRLVFSTLEVVSPQWPRV from the exons ATGTTAGTTGCGTATCCTGCGGGAACTATCAACAAATTCCAAATCCCTATTAGCTGCTATGCCGCTTTGCGCAGATTCAAGACCTCGCCTTTTGGTCCTCTGATTAGTTGTTCTGTCTCCCCAAGATCAATAGTTCCTTGTAGCAATGTAGAGTGTTATCATTCATCTTTTtctacaaaatatcaaattcagCCTCGAAGGAGATGGATG TTTTGTAACTCACGCAACAACTCGATTTCATCGGATGATGAGTACCGTTCATCACCCAACATAGCTATAAGTCTTTTAAGACGTTACAGGACCGTGATTGGACGCGGTGAAGGCGAAACCTTAAAA GAATTCATATCCGCTGGTGTGAATGCATATGCGCTCGGCTGCACAGATGaagatttgagaaaagaaCTAATGGCTATGAAAGATTCGGGTTTAGAGATTGAGAGAATGGAGAATTACGGCGGAAGCACACAGACTAAATCCAAAATTACGCTGTCTGAG GTAGATGAATGCATATTGTGGCTTAGGATTGTATTCATCACGATCTTGTGTACGCCGCAACCAACAGTCATAAGATGGTCATCGACTCCTTCGGTTTCTGATGAAATTCTAAGCAAATGGAGAGGCTTTTGCGCGGTTATAGCAAATGCATACTATATTAGAGGAATGGCTTG GCTGCCTGTGAAGACTCTTCAGTTGGAGCAGATGGCGGTGACAGGACAATCAGAGGAGCCGTCCGTTGTGGCCAGCCGAATGAGACTGGTGTTTAGCACTCTCGAG GTAGTGAGTCCTCAATGGCCACGGGTTTAA
- a CDS encoding uncharacterized protein (unknown protein; FUNCTIONS IN: molecular_function unknown; INVOLVED IN: biological_process unknown; LOCATED IN: endomembrane system; Has 186248 Blast hits to 53970 proteins in 2688 species: Archae - 469; Bacteria - 57770; Metazoa - 55630; Fungi - 12355; Plants - 17666; Viruses - 2624; Other Eukaryotes - 39734 (source: NCBI BLink).) codes for MEITKLLVVIIVGLVSANVGARQLQGLFENTKLLDPKFDGEPICAAGGGGGGGGGASVEGGTEKGIDDNANGYGDGNGNGNAHGRADCPGGIVVGGGGGGGGGGGGGGGSGGSNGSFFNGSGSGTGYGSGDGRVSSSGEYSASAGGGGSGEGSGGGGGGDGSSGSGSGSGSGSGSGTGTASGPDVYMHVEGGGGGGGGGGGGGGGGVDGSGSGSGSGSGGGSGNVYH; via the coding sequence atggaaaTCACTAAGTTGCTTGTGGTGATTATCGTTGGACTAGTGAGTGCCAATGTTGGCGCGAGGCAACTCCAAGGACTTTTCGAAAACACAAAATTGTTGGATCCAAAATTCGATGGTGAGCCAATTTGTGCCGCTGGgggaggtggaggtggtggtggaggagctAGTGTTGAAGGTGGTACCGAAAAAGGTATCGACGATAATGCAAACGGGTACGGAGATGGGAATGGAAATGGGAATGCGCATGGACGCGCCGACTGTCCCGGAGGCATAGTTgttggaggtggaggtggtggtggaggcggAGGTGGAGGCGGTGGCGGTTCTGGCGGCAGTAATGGTAGTTTCTTTAATGGCAGTGGCAGCGGTACTGGCTATGGTAGTGGTGATGGTAGAGTCAGTAGCAGTGGTGAGTATTCAGCAAGTGCAGGTGGGGGAGGCAGTGGTGAAGGTagtggcggtggtggtggcggtgaCGGTAGCAGCGGCAGCGGTAGTGGAAGCGGAAGTGGAAGTGGAAGTGGAACTGGAACCGCTAGTGGCCCTGATGTGTATATGCATGTAGAAGGTggtggaggcggtggtggaggtggtggcggcggaggcggtggtggtgtTGATGGTAGCGGAAGTGGCAGTGGTAGTGGGAGCGGTGGCGGAAGCGGCAATGTCTATCATTGA
- the SLAH4 gene encoding SLAC1 homologue 4 (SLAC1 homologue 4 (SLAH4); FUNCTIONS IN: molecular_function unknown; INVOLVED IN: cellular ion homeostasis; LOCATED IN: integral to membrane; CONTAINS InterPro DOMAIN/s: C4-dicarboxylate transporter/malic acid transport protein (InterPro:IPR004695); BEST Arabidopsis thaliana protein match is: SLAC1 homologue 1 (TAIR:AT1G62280.1); Has 728 Blast hits to 725 proteins in 288 species: Archae - 2; Bacteria - 533; Metazoa - 0; Fungi - 10; Plants - 154; Viruses - 0; Other Eukaryotes - 29 (source: NCBI BLink).) yields MEIPSQEIHIMIDNTISRRKERKTNLADAEPIVLMSVLSSLHAGYFRISLSLCSQALLWKIMVHLHSELPSMAYYLLWYLALATQVSLCFLYAFKCIFLFDMVKEEFSHYIGVNYLYAPSISCLLLLQSAPMIEPHSVLYQTLFWIFAVPVLTLDTKLYGQWFTTEKRFLSIMANPASQVSVIANLVAARGAAEMGWKECALCLFSLGMVHYLVIFVTLYQRLPGGNNFPTTLRPVFFLFFAAPATASLAWNSICGNFDTIAKMLFFLSLFIFISLVCRPNLLKKSIKRFNVAWWAYSFPITFLALNSVQYAQEVKDHVASVLMFIFSSMSVLIFISVMLLTAANSKRLLRRDHVLWSSTGPKDK; encoded by the exons ATGGAAATACCTAGTCAAGAAATTCACATCATGATTGATAACACAATATCGAGGCGCAAAGAGAGAAAGACTAACCTCGCAGATGCCGAACCCATTGTCCTGATGTCTGTTTTGAGTAGTCTCCATGCGGGATATTTCAGAATAAGCCTTTCTCTATGTAGCCAAGCATTGTTGTGGAAGATTATGGTGCATTTGCATAGCGAACTCCCGTCTATGGCGTATTATCTCCTGTGGTACCTAGCACTTGCAACACAAGTatcactctgttttttgtaTGCCTTCAAGtgtatttttctctttgacaTGGTGAAGGAAGAGTTCTCGCACTATATTGGAGTGAACTATCTTTACGCTCCATCCATTTCATGTCTTCTATTGCTTCAATCAGCTCCTATGATAGAACCACACAGCGTTTTATATCAGACACTATTCTGGATCTTTGCTGTTCCAGTCTTGACTTTAGACACAAAGCTTTATGGTCAATGGTTCACAACAGAGAAAAGGTTTTTATCGATAATGGCAAACCCGGCAAGCCAAGTATCGGTAATCGCAAACCTAGTGGCTGCGCGGGGAGCAGCAGAGATGGGTTGGAAAGAGTGTGCTCTATGCTTATTCTCACTTGGAATGGTTCACTATTTGGTCATCTTTGTTACACTTTATCAACGCTTACCAGGCGGAAACAATTTCCCAACCACGCTAAGACcggttttcttcttgtttttcgCTGCACCCGCCACAGCAAGTCTAGCTTGGAACTCTATTTGTGGAAACTTTGATACTATAGCCAAGATGTTATTCTTCCTTTCACTCTTCATCTTCATATCTCTG GTTTGTAGGCCAAATCTTTTGAAGAAGTCGATAAAAAGATTCAATGTCGCATGGTGGGCTTACTCGTTTCCTATCACATTTCTCGCTTTAAACTCGGTTCAGTACGCGCAAGAGGTGAAAGACCATGTCGCTTCGGTCTTGATGTTTATCTTCTCATCCATGTCAGTTTTGATATTCATCAGTGTGATGTTACTGACAGCAGCAAATAGCAAAAGATTACTTAGACGTGATCATGTCCTCTGGTCTTCTACTGGTCCAAAAGACAAATAA
- the MEF9 gene encoding mitochondrial editing factor 9 (mitochondrial editing factor 9 (MEF9); FUNCTIONS IN: molecular_function unknown; INVOLVED IN: cytidine to uridine editing; LOCATED IN: endomembrane system; EXPRESSED IN: 10 plant structures; EXPRESSED DURING: 4 anthesis, petal differentiation and expansion stage, E expanded cotyledon stage, D bilateral stage; CONTAINS InterPro DOMAIN/s: Pentatricopeptide repeat (InterPro:IPR002885); BEST Arabidopsis thaliana protein match is: Tetratricopeptide repeat (TPR)-like superfamily protein (TAIR:AT4G02750.1); Has 48341 Blast hits to 14172 proteins in 260 species: Archae - 3; Bacteria - 22; Metazoa - 134; Fungi - 182; Plants - 47365; Viruses - 0; Other Eukaryotes - 635 (source: NCBI BLink).), giving the protein MIRSRSVLLIFRKVLYQSSCLKCLLCANSFSTSVSSSLGFRATNKELNQMIRSGYIAEARDIFEKLEARNTVTWNTMISGYVKRREMNQARKLFDVMPKRDVVTWNTMISGYVSCGGIRFLEEARKLFDEMPSRDSFSWNTMISGYAKNRRIGEALLLFEKMPERNAVSWSAMITGFCQNGEVDSAVVLFRKMPVKDSSPLCALVAGLIKNERLSEAAWVLGQYGSLVSGREDLVYAYNTLIVGYGQRGQVEAARCLFDQIPDLCGDDHGGEFRERFCKNVVSWNSMIKAYLKVGDVVSARLLFDQMKDRDTISWNTMIDGYVHVSRMEDAFALFSEMPNRDAHSWNMMVSGYASVGNVELARHYFEKTPEKHTVSWNSIIAAYEKNKDYKEAVDLFIRMNIEGEKPDPHTLTSLLSASTGLVNLRLGMQMHQIVVKTVIPDVPVHNALITMYSRCGEIMESRRIFDEMKLKREVITWNAMIGGYAFHGNASEALNLFGSMKSNGIYPSHITFVSVLNACAHAGLVDEAKAQFVSMMSVYKIEPQMEHYSSLVNVTSGQGQFEEAMYIITSMPFEPDKTVWGALLDACRIYNNVGLAHVAAEAMSRLEPESSTPYVLLYNMYADMGLWDEASQVRMNMESKRIKKERGSSWVDSST; this is encoded by the coding sequence ATGATCCGATCACGAAGTGTCTTGTTAATTTTCAGGAAGGTGTTGTATCAATCGTCTTGTCTTAAGTGTTTATTATGTGCAAACTCTTTCTCTACTTCAGTTTCGTCAAGCTTGGGTTTTCGAGCGACGAACAAAGAGTTAAACCAGATGATAAGATCGGGGTATATCGCCGAAGCTAGAGATATTTTTGAGAAACTGGAAGCGAGGAACACAGTGACATGGAATACGATGATAAGCGGGTATGTGAAAAGGCGTGAAATGAATCAAGCACGGAAACTGTTCGACGTAATGCCTAAGAGAGATGTTGTGACTTGGAACACGATGATTTCGGGGTATGTTTCATGTGGTGGGATTAGGTTTCTTGAGGAAGCAAGGAAGCTGTTTGATGAAATGCCTTCAAGGGATTCTTTTTCATGGAACACTATGATTAGTGGTTATGCGAAGAATCGGAGGATAGGTGAAGCGTTGTTGTTATTTGAGAAAATGCCTGAGAGAAATGCAGTGTCATGGAGTGCTATGATCACTGGGTTTTGTCAGAACGGTGAAGTGGATAGCGCGGTTGTGTTGTTTCGGAAAATGCCTGTGAAGGATTCGTCTCCTCTATGTGCACTTGTGGCTGGTCTTATTAAAAACGAGAGACTTTCAGAAGCTGCGTGGGTTTTGGGTCAGTATGGGAGTTTAGTTTCAGGAAGGGAAGATTTGGTGTATGCTTATAACACTTTGATTGTTGGATATGGACAGAGAGGACAAGTAGAAGCAGCTCGATGTCTGTTTGATCAGATTCCTGATCTCTGTGGTGATGATCATGGTGGAGAGTTTAGAGAGAGGTTCTGTAAAAATGTTGTGTCATGGAATTCTATGATCAAAGCTTACTTGAAAGTGGGTGATGTGGTCTCTGCAAGGTTGCTATTTGATCAGATGAAAGACCGCGATACAATTTCTTGGAACACAATGATTGATGGATACGTACATGTTTCCAGGATGGAAGATgcttttgctctgttttcggAAATGCCGAACCGTGATGCACATTCGTGGAACATGATGGTCTCGGGTTATGCTAGTGTTGGCAATGTAGAGCTTGCTCGCCACTACTTTGAAAAAACACCTGAGAAACATACAGTCTCGTGGAACTCGATAATAGCAGCTTATGAGAAAAACAAGGACTACAAAGAAGCTGTTGATTTGTTTATCCGGATGAACATTGAAGGAGAGAAGCCTGACCCACATACTTTAACTTCTCTTCTCAGTGCATCTACCGGGCTTGTGAATCTGCGTTTAGGAATGCAGATGCACCAAATCGTTGTCAAGACTGTGATCCCCGATGTTCCAGTCCACAATGCCCTTATCACTATGTATTCAAGATGCGGTGAAATAATGGAGTCGAGGAGAATCTTCGATGAAATGAAACTCAAAAGAGAAGTAATCACATGGAATGCAATGATAGGAGGATATGCATTTCATGGTAATGCCTCAGAGGCCTTGAATCTGTTCGGGTCGATGAAAAGCAACGGGATATATCCTTCTCACATAACATTCGTCTCAGTTCTGAACGCTTGTGCTCACGCGGGACTTGTTGATGAGGCTAAAGCACAGTTTGTGTCCATGATGAGTGTGTACAAGATCGAGCCGCAGATGGAACATTATTCTTCCCTGGTCAACGTTACCAGTGGACAAGGGCAGTTTGAAGAGGCCATGTATATCATAACGAGTATGCCTTTTGAGCCAGACAAAACGGTATGGGGTGCATTATTGGATGCTTGTAGGATATATAACAATGTAGGGCTTGCACATGTTGCAGCTGAAGCAATGTCGAGACTCGAACCAGAGAGCTCAACACCTTATGTACTGTTATATAACATGTATGCGGATATGGGACTATGGGACGAAGCTTCTCAAGTGAGAATGAACATGGAGAgtaaaagaatcaagaaggaAAGAGGATCCAGTTGGGTTGACTCCTCAACGTAA